The DNA region TACCAACTCGACCACCTCGGCACCCCGCAGGAACTCACCGACTACAGCGGCCAGATCATGTGGTCGGCGAAATACCGCGCCTACGGCAACCTTGCCACCCTCGACGTTGCGGAAATTGATAACCCGTTGCGTTTCCAGGGGCAGTACTTCGACGCCGAATCGGGCTTACATTACAACCGGCATCGCTACTAAAATCCGGGCACTGGGCGGTATCTGACGCCGGATCCGATCAAGCTTGCGGGTGGGTTGAACAACTACCAGTACGTGCCTAACCCGACGGGGTGGGTGGATCCGTTGGGGTTGAGCTGCGTTCCGAGTAACTGCCCAGATGACAGACGAGCTGAGCTGAATCAAAAATACGGCCGGACAGGGGATATCAATAACGATATCAATGCCCGCGGAAGAAAAGAGACCGCTACGGAGTTTTACCGAACACAAGGCTTTGAAGAGACAAGCATTCCAGGGCATTTAAACGGCATAGATTTTAATCAACCGGTAAATGTAGAAACGTTAAACCGAGGAAAAACCGTTTATCAATTCCAATCACCGGGTGCTCCACAAGGCAACTACTACTCTCTGAACCCTGCTACAACCCCATCAGAGCTAGGAAAACTCTGAAGAAGACTTCCAAATCTGGTGAAATACCCGCCTGACACGAACACGACGGTTGAGTCCCGATGAAACAGATGTCCTTCGCCGATGCCGAGTACGCCGGCAAACGTAAGCAGACCCGCCGCGAGCGCTTCCTGATCGAGATGGATCAGGTCGTGCCCTGGAAGGGCTTGGTTACTTTGATCGAGCCGCATTATCCAAAGGGCGAAGGGGGCCGTCCGGCGTATCCGTTGATGGCCATGTTGCGCGTTCATTTGATGCAGAACTGGTTCGGCTACAGCGATCCGGCGATGGAAGAATCACTATATGAAACGACGATTCTGCGCCAGTTCGCGGGCTTGAATCTGGATCGGATTCCCGATGAAACCACGATCCTCAACTTCCGTCGCTTGTTGGAAAAACATGAGTTGGCAGGCGGGATTTTGCAGGTCATCAATGGCTATCTGGGCGACCGTGGCCTGCTGTTGCGTCACGGCACGGTGGTCGATGCGACGATCATTCACGCGCCGAGTTCGACCAAGAACAAGGACAGTAAACGCGATCCCGAAATGCACCAAACCAAGAAAGGGAATCAGTATTTTTTTGGTATGAAAGCGCACATCGGCGTCGATGCCGAATCCGGCTTGGTGCATAGCCTGGTGGGCACGGCGGCCAATGTGGCGGACGTGACGCAGGTCGATCAGTTGCTGCACGGTGACGAAACTTACGTGTGTGGCGACGCCGGTTACACCGGCGTGGACAAACGTCCCGAGCATCAGGATCGCAAGATGATCTGGTCGATTGCCGCCCGACCAAGCAGCTATAAAAAGCACGCAAAAAAGAGTCTGATCGGGCGCATGCGACGCAAGATCGAATACGCGAAAGCGCAGGTGCGGGCCAAGGTTGAGCATTCGTTTCGCGTGATCAAGCGCCAGTTTGGTTATACGAAAGTGCGCTTTCGTGGCTTGTCGAAAAACATCGCTCAACAGACAACCTTGTTCGCT from Pseudomonas sp. ACM7 includes:
- a CDS encoding IS5 family transposase translates to MKQMSFADAEYAGKRKQTRRERFLIEMDQVVPWKGLVTLIEPHYPKGEGGRPAYPLMAMLRVHLMQNWFGYSDPAMEESLYETTILRQFAGLNLDRIPDETTILNFRRLLEKHELAGGILQVINGYLGDRGLLLRHGTVVDATIIHAPSSTKNKDSKRDPEMHQTKKGNQYFFGMKAHIGVDAESGLVHSLVGTAANVADVTQVDQLLHGDETYVCGDAGYTGVDKRPEHQDRKMIWSIAARPSSYKKHAKKSLIGRMRRKIEYAKAQVRAKVEHSFRVIKRQFGYTKVRFRGLSKNIAQQTTLFALSNLWMVRKRLMGMGEVRL